In the Silurus meridionalis isolate SWU-2019-XX chromosome 6, ASM1480568v1, whole genome shotgun sequence genome, one interval contains:
- the LOC124386943 gene encoding E3 ubiquitin-protein ligase TRIM50-like isoform X4 — MAETNISVPQDQFSCPICLDLFNEPVTIQCGHSFCMGCISDCWDQEDQKGVYSCPQCKETITPRPAKHKLVDASKRLQICSHHNKLLEVFCRTDQQCICMLCMLDKHKGHDTVSASAGKAEKQKQLLKTQRKCQQRISEKEKKHQELAEAVEFYEKSAQRAVRESERIFTEMIKSMKRRRHKVRDLIKAQEKAAVSRAKEVMTQLEQEIAELKRRDAEMEWLLQADSICFLQGFLSLLDTPISEDLDSIRLSTFLSLEDVTAFVAQLKDKVEAFCCEEVRMVSNTIKELQILPLPEPKSREEFLQHSYQFTLDPNTVNKHLCLSERNTVVTCTETAQSYLAHPERFDYYLQGLCREGICGRCYWELEWTGRHGVSIAVSYKTISRKGKEGDADEVEFLSLWQTDPLLTLGHQSSSSLHTITVFHSGSVPWRPVLVADGFTTHPVPEAQSAGVTQTNPHIGGDVFSGVFNPVLYILRVNIEQVHMVLSAEPQSFSPCLLLSNHFDWRLFCNQTKKIIVTTTVYY, encoded by the exons ATGGCAGAGACTAATATTTCAGTGCCTCAGGATCAGTTCAGTTGTCCAATCTGTCTGGATCTATTCAATGAACCAGTGACTATTCAGTGTGGACACAGTTTCTGTATGGGATGCATTAGTGACTGCTGGGATCAGGAGGATCAGAAGGGAGTCTATAGCTGTCCTCAGTGTAAAGAAACCATCACTCCAAGACCTGCT AAGCACAAGCTGGTGGACGCCTCCAAAAGACTCCAGATCTGCTCTCATCATAACAAACTGCTGGAGGTTTTCTGTCGCACAGATCAGCAGTGTATCTGCATGCTGTGTATGTTAGATAAACATAAAGGACATGATACAGTATCAGCTTCAGCAGGAAAAGCTGagaaacag AAGCAGCTGTTGAAGACACAAAGAAAATGCCAACAGAGAATTTcggaaaaagagaagaaacatCAGGAGCTGGCAGAAGCTGTGGAGTTTTATGAA AAGTCTGCACAAAGAGCAGTTCGGGAAAGTGAGAGGATCTTCACAGAGATGATCAAATCCATGAAGAGAAGACGTCATAAGGTGAGAGATCTGATCAAAGCTCAAGAAAAAGCTGCAGTGAGTCGAGCTAAAGAAGTCATGACGCAACTAGAGCAGGAGATCGCAGAGCTGAAGAGAAGAGATGCTGAGATGGAGTGGCTTTTACAGGCAGATTCCATCTGTTTCCTCCAG GGTTTCTTGTCTCTCTTGGACACTCCCATATCGGAGGACTTGGACTCCATCAGACTCAGTACTTTCCTCTCTCTTGAGGATGTAACAGCATTTGTGGCTCAGCTGAAGGACAAAGTGGAGGCTTTCTGCTGTGAGGAGGTCAGAATGGTATCAAATACAA TAAAAGAACTCCAGATCCTTCCACTTCCTGAACCCAAAAGCAGGGAAGAGTTCCTACAAC ATTCCTATCAATTCACATTGGATCCCAACACGGTAAATAAAcacctctgtctgtctgagagGAACACGGTGGTGACCTGCACTGAAACTGCACAATCATATTTGGCTCATCCAGAAAGATTTGATTATTATCTCCAGGGGTTGTGTAGAGAAGGCATCTGTGGACGTTGTTACTGGGAGCTGGAGTGGACCGGCCGTCATGGCGTCTCTATAGCAGTGTCGTATAAAACCATCAGCCGGAAAGGAAAAG AAGGTGATGCAGATGAAGTTGAGTTCTTGAGTCTGTGGCAGACTGACCCACTTCTTACTCTTGGCCACCAGAGCTCCAGTTCTCTCCACACCATTACAGTCTTCCACTCCGGTTCCGTTCCCTGGCGCCCAGTTTTGGTAGCAGATGGTTTTACCACTCACCCAGTACCAGAAGCCCAGAGCGCAGGTGTGACGCAGACCAATCCACACATCGGTGGTGACGTTTTTAGTGGCGTATTCAACCCAGTCCTGTATATCCTTCGAGTAAATATAGAACAGGTCCACATGGTTCTGTCTGCAGAACCTCAGAGCTTCTCGCCATGTCTTCTTCTGAGCAATCACTTTGATTGGAGGTTGTTCTGCAATCAGACAAAAAAGATAATAGTAACGacaacagtttattattaa
- the LOC124386943 gene encoding tripartite motif-containing protein 16-like isoform X2 — protein sequence MAETNISVPQDQFSCPICLDLFNEPVTIQCGHSFCMGCISDCWDQEDQKGVYSCPQCKETITPRPAVSKNTVLAEVTEKLKADLRSPRPAYCSSVTEDLECDFCTGKKDKAVKSCLVCLTSFCGTHLQPHYEFPAFKKHKLVDASKRLQICSHHNKLLEVFCRTDQQCICMLCMLDKHKGHDTVSASAGKAEKQKQLLKTQRKCQQRISEKEKKHQELAEAVEFYEKSAQRAVRESERIFTEMIKSMKRRRHKVRDLIKAQEKAAVSRAKEVMTQLEQEIAELKRRDAEMEWLLQADSICFLQGFLSLLDTPISEDLDSIRLSTFLSLEDVTAFVAQLKDKVEAFCCEEVRMVSNTIKELQILPLPEPKSREEFLQHSYQFTLDPNTVNKHLCLSERNTVVTCTETAQSYLAHPERFDYYLQGLCREGICGRCYWELEWTGRHGVSIAVSYKTISRKGKDISRLHSSSSSLHTITVFHSGSVPWRPVLVADGFTTHPVPEAQSAGVTQTNPHIGGDVFSGVFNPVLYILRVNIEQVHMVLSAEPQSFSPCLLLSNHFDWRLFCNQTKKIIVTTTVYY from the exons ATGGCAGAGACTAATATTTCAGTGCCTCAGGATCAGTTCAGTTGTCCAATCTGTCTGGATCTATTCAATGAACCAGTGACTATTCAGTGTGGACACAGTTTCTGTATGGGATGCATTAGTGACTGCTGGGATCAGGAGGATCAGAAGGGAGTCTATAGCTGTCCTCAGTGTAAAGAAACCATCACTCCAAGACCTGCTGTGAGTAAAAACACTGTTCTGGCTGAAGTAACAGAGAAACTAAAGGCAGATCTTCGATCTCCACGTCCTGCTTATTGTTCATCTGTAACTGAAGATTTGGAGTGTGATTTCTGTActgggaaaaaagacaaagctGTCAAATCGTGTCTGGTGTGTTTGACCTCTTTCTGTGGGACTCACCTTCAACCTCACTATGAATTTCCTGCCTTTAAGAAGCACAAGCTGGTGGACGCCTCCAAAAGACTCCAGATCTGCTCTCATCATAACAAACTGCTGGAGGTTTTCTGTCGCACAGATCAGCAGTGTATCTGCATGCTGTGTATGTTAGATAAACATAAAGGACATGATACAGTATCAGCTTCAGCAGGAAAAGCTGagaaacag AAGCAGCTGTTGAAGACACAAAGAAAATGCCAACAGAGAATTTcggaaaaagagaagaaacatCAGGAGCTGGCAGAAGCTGTGGAGTTTTATGAA AAGTCTGCACAAAGAGCAGTTCGGGAAAGTGAGAGGATCTTCACAGAGATGATCAAATCCATGAAGAGAAGACGTCATAAGGTGAGAGATCTGATCAAAGCTCAAGAAAAAGCTGCAGTGAGTCGAGCTAAAGAAGTCATGACGCAACTAGAGCAGGAGATCGCAGAGCTGAAGAGAAGAGATGCTGAGATGGAGTGGCTTTTACAGGCAGATTCCATCTGTTTCCTCCAG GGTTTCTTGTCTCTCTTGGACACTCCCATATCGGAGGACTTGGACTCCATCAGACTCAGTACTTTCCTCTCTCTTGAGGATGTAACAGCATTTGTGGCTCAGCTGAAGGACAAAGTGGAGGCTTTCTGCTGTGAGGAGGTCAGAATGGTATCAAATACAA TAAAAGAACTCCAGATCCTTCCACTTCCTGAACCCAAAAGCAGGGAAGAGTTCCTACAAC ATTCCTATCAATTCACATTGGATCCCAACACGGTAAATAAAcacctctgtctgtctgagagGAACACGGTGGTGACCTGCACTGAAACTGCACAATCATATTTGGCTCATCCAGAAAGATTTGATTATTATCTCCAGGGGTTGTGTAGAGAAGGCATCTGTGGACGTTGTTACTGGGAGCTGGAGTGGACCGGCCGTCATGGCGTCTCTATAGCAGTGTCGTATAAAACCATCAGCCGGAAAGGAAAAG ATATCTCCAGGTTGCACAGT AGCTCCAGTTCTCTCCACACCATTACAGTCTTCCACTCCGGTTCCGTTCCCTGGCGCCCAGTTTTGGTAGCAGATGGTTTTACCACTCACCCAGTACCAGAAGCCCAGAGCGCAGGTGTGACGCAGACCAATCCACACATCGGTGGTGACGTTTTTAGTGGCGTATTCAACCCAGTCCTGTATATCCTTCGAGTAAATATAGAACAGGTCCACATGGTTCTGTCTGCAGAACCTCAGAGCTTCTCGCCATGTCTTCTTCTGAGCAATCACTTTGATTGGAGGTTGTTCTGCAATCAGACAAAAAAGATAATAGTAACGacaacagtttattattaa
- the LOC124386943 gene encoding tripartite motif-containing protein 16-like isoform X5, with the protein MAETNISVPQDQFSCPICLDLFNEPVTIQCGHSFCMGCISDCWDQEDQKGVYSCPQCKETITPRPAVSKNTVLAEVTEKLKADLRSPRPAYCSSVTEDLECDFCTGKKDKAVKSCLVCLTSFCGTHLQPHYEFPAFKKHKLVDASKRLQICSHHNKLLEVFCRTDQQCICMLCMLDKHKGHDTVSASAGKAEKQKQLLKTQRKCQQRISEKEKKHQELAEAVEFYEKSAQRAVRESERIFTEMIKSMKRRRHKVRDLIKAQEKAAVSRAKEVMTQLEQEIAELKRRDAEMEWLLQADSICFLQGFLSLLDTPISEDLDSIRLSTFLSLEDVTAFVAQLKDKVEAFCCEEVRMVSNTIKELQILPLPEPKSREEFLQHSYQFTLDPNTVNKHLCLSERNTVVTCTETAQSYLAHPERFDYYLQGLCREGICGRCYWELEWTGRHGVSIAVSYKTISRKGKELQFSPHHYSLPLRFRSLAPSFGSRWFYHSPSTRSPERRCDADQSTHRW; encoded by the exons ATGGCAGAGACTAATATTTCAGTGCCTCAGGATCAGTTCAGTTGTCCAATCTGTCTGGATCTATTCAATGAACCAGTGACTATTCAGTGTGGACACAGTTTCTGTATGGGATGCATTAGTGACTGCTGGGATCAGGAGGATCAGAAGGGAGTCTATAGCTGTCCTCAGTGTAAAGAAACCATCACTCCAAGACCTGCTGTGAGTAAAAACACTGTTCTGGCTGAAGTAACAGAGAAACTAAAGGCAGATCTTCGATCTCCACGTCCTGCTTATTGTTCATCTGTAACTGAAGATTTGGAGTGTGATTTCTGTActgggaaaaaagacaaagctGTCAAATCGTGTCTGGTGTGTTTGACCTCTTTCTGTGGGACTCACCTTCAACCTCACTATGAATTTCCTGCCTTTAAGAAGCACAAGCTGGTGGACGCCTCCAAAAGACTCCAGATCTGCTCTCATCATAACAAACTGCTGGAGGTTTTCTGTCGCACAGATCAGCAGTGTATCTGCATGCTGTGTATGTTAGATAAACATAAAGGACATGATACAGTATCAGCTTCAGCAGGAAAAGCTGagaaacag AAGCAGCTGTTGAAGACACAAAGAAAATGCCAACAGAGAATTTcggaaaaagagaagaaacatCAGGAGCTGGCAGAAGCTGTGGAGTTTTATGAA AAGTCTGCACAAAGAGCAGTTCGGGAAAGTGAGAGGATCTTCACAGAGATGATCAAATCCATGAAGAGAAGACGTCATAAGGTGAGAGATCTGATCAAAGCTCAAGAAAAAGCTGCAGTGAGTCGAGCTAAAGAAGTCATGACGCAACTAGAGCAGGAGATCGCAGAGCTGAAGAGAAGAGATGCTGAGATGGAGTGGCTTTTACAGGCAGATTCCATCTGTTTCCTCCAG GGTTTCTTGTCTCTCTTGGACACTCCCATATCGGAGGACTTGGACTCCATCAGACTCAGTACTTTCCTCTCTCTTGAGGATGTAACAGCATTTGTGGCTCAGCTGAAGGACAAAGTGGAGGCTTTCTGCTGTGAGGAGGTCAGAATGGTATCAAATACAA TAAAAGAACTCCAGATCCTTCCACTTCCTGAACCCAAAAGCAGGGAAGAGTTCCTACAAC ATTCCTATCAATTCACATTGGATCCCAACACGGTAAATAAAcacctctgtctgtctgagagGAACACGGTGGTGACCTGCACTGAAACTGCACAATCATATTTGGCTCATCCAGAAAGATTTGATTATTATCTCCAGGGGTTGTGTAGAGAAGGCATCTGTGGACGTTGTTACTGGGAGCTGGAGTGGACCGGCCGTCATGGCGTCTCTATAGCAGTGTCGTATAAAACCATCAGCCGGAAAGGAAAAG AGCTCCAGTTCTCTCCACACCATTACAGTCTTCCACTCCGGTTCCGTTCCCTGGCGCCCAGTTTTGGTAGCAGATGGTTTTACCACTCACCCAGTACCAGAAGCCCAGAGCGCAGGTGTGACGCAGACCAATCCACACATCGGTGGTGA
- the LOC124386943 gene encoding E3 ubiquitin/ISG15 ligase TRIM25-like isoform X3 produces the protein MAETNISVPQDQFSCPICLDLFNEPVTIQCGHSFCMGCISDCWDQEDQKGVYSCPQCKETITPRPAVSKNTVLAEVTEKLKADLRSPRPAYCSSVTEDLECDFCTGKKDKAVKSCLVCLTSFCGTHLQPHYEFPAFKKHKLVDASKRLQICSHHNKLLEVFCRTDQQCICMLCMLDKHKGHDTVSASAGKAEKQKQLLKTQRKCQQRISEKEKKHQELAEAVEFYEKSAQRAVRESERIFTEMIKSMKRRRHKVRDLIKAQEKAAVSRAKEVMTQLEQEIAELKRRDAEMEWLLQADSICFLQGFLSLLDTPISEDLDSIRLSTFLSLEDVTAFVAQLKDKVEAFCCEEVRMVSNTIKELQILPLPEPKSREEFLQHSYQFTLDPNTGLCREGICGRCYWELEWTGRHGVSIAVSYKTISRKGKEGDADEVEFLSLWQTDPLLTLGHQSSSSLHTITVFHSGSVPWRPVLVADGFTTHPVPEAQSAGVTQTNPHIGGDVFSGVFNPVLYILRVNIEQVHMVLSAEPQSFSPCLLLSNHFDWRLFCNQTKKIIVTTTVYY, from the exons ATGGCAGAGACTAATATTTCAGTGCCTCAGGATCAGTTCAGTTGTCCAATCTGTCTGGATCTATTCAATGAACCAGTGACTATTCAGTGTGGACACAGTTTCTGTATGGGATGCATTAGTGACTGCTGGGATCAGGAGGATCAGAAGGGAGTCTATAGCTGTCCTCAGTGTAAAGAAACCATCACTCCAAGACCTGCTGTGAGTAAAAACACTGTTCTGGCTGAAGTAACAGAGAAACTAAAGGCAGATCTTCGATCTCCACGTCCTGCTTATTGTTCATCTGTAACTGAAGATTTGGAGTGTGATTTCTGTActgggaaaaaagacaaagctGTCAAATCGTGTCTGGTGTGTTTGACCTCTTTCTGTGGGACTCACCTTCAACCTCACTATGAATTTCCTGCCTTTAAGAAGCACAAGCTGGTGGACGCCTCCAAAAGACTCCAGATCTGCTCTCATCATAACAAACTGCTGGAGGTTTTCTGTCGCACAGATCAGCAGTGTATCTGCATGCTGTGTATGTTAGATAAACATAAAGGACATGATACAGTATCAGCTTCAGCAGGAAAAGCTGagaaacag AAGCAGCTGTTGAAGACACAAAGAAAATGCCAACAGAGAATTTcggaaaaagagaagaaacatCAGGAGCTGGCAGAAGCTGTGGAGTTTTATGAA AAGTCTGCACAAAGAGCAGTTCGGGAAAGTGAGAGGATCTTCACAGAGATGATCAAATCCATGAAGAGAAGACGTCATAAGGTGAGAGATCTGATCAAAGCTCAAGAAAAAGCTGCAGTGAGTCGAGCTAAAGAAGTCATGACGCAACTAGAGCAGGAGATCGCAGAGCTGAAGAGAAGAGATGCTGAGATGGAGTGGCTTTTACAGGCAGATTCCATCTGTTTCCTCCAG GGTTTCTTGTCTCTCTTGGACACTCCCATATCGGAGGACTTGGACTCCATCAGACTCAGTACTTTCCTCTCTCTTGAGGATGTAACAGCATTTGTGGCTCAGCTGAAGGACAAAGTGGAGGCTTTCTGCTGTGAGGAGGTCAGAATGGTATCAAATACAA TAAAAGAACTCCAGATCCTTCCACTTCCTGAACCCAAAAGCAGGGAAGAGTTCCTACAAC ATTCCTATCAATTCACATTGGATCCCAACACG GGGTTGTGTAGAGAAGGCATCTGTGGACGTTGTTACTGGGAGCTGGAGTGGACCGGCCGTCATGGCGTCTCTATAGCAGTGTCGTATAAAACCATCAGCCGGAAAGGAAAAG AAGGTGATGCAGATGAAGTTGAGTTCTTGAGTCTGTGGCAGACTGACCCACTTCTTACTCTTGGCCACCAGAGCTCCAGTTCTCTCCACACCATTACAGTCTTCCACTCCGGTTCCGTTCCCTGGCGCCCAGTTTTGGTAGCAGATGGTTTTACCACTCACCCAGTACCAGAAGCCCAGAGCGCAGGTGTGACGCAGACCAATCCACACATCGGTGGTGACGTTTTTAGTGGCGTATTCAACCCAGTCCTGTATATCCTTCGAGTAAATATAGAACAGGTCCACATGGTTCTGTCTGCAGAACCTCAGAGCTTCTCGCCATGTCTTCTTCTGAGCAATCACTTTGATTGGAGGTTGTTCTGCAATCAGACAAAAAAGATAATAGTAACGacaacagtttattattaa
- the LOC124386943 gene encoding tripartite motif-containing protein 16-like isoform X6 — translation MAETNISVPQDQFSCPICLDLFNEPVTIQCGHSFCMGCISDCWDQEDQKGVYSCPQCKETITPRPAVSKNTVLAEVTEKLKADLRSPRPAYCSSVTEDLECDFCTGKKDKAVKSCLVCLTSFCGTHLQPHYEFPAFKKHKLVDASKRLQICSHHNKLLEVFCRTDQQCICMLCMLDKHKGHDTVSASAGKAEKQKQLLKTQRKCQQRISEKEKKHQELAEAVEFYEKSAQRAVRESERIFTEMIKSMKRRRHKVRDLIKAQEKAAVSRAKEVMTQLEQEIAELKRRDAEMEWLLQADSICFLQGFLSLLDTPISEDLDSIRLSTFLSLEDVTAFVAQLKDKVEAFCCEEVRMVSNTIKELQILPLPEPKSREEFLQHSYQFTLDPNTVNKHLCLSERNTVVTCTETAQSYLAHPERFDYYLQGLCREGICGRCYWELEWTGRHGVSIAVSYKTISRKGKDISRLHSKVMQMKLSS, via the exons ATGGCAGAGACTAATATTTCAGTGCCTCAGGATCAGTTCAGTTGTCCAATCTGTCTGGATCTATTCAATGAACCAGTGACTATTCAGTGTGGACACAGTTTCTGTATGGGATGCATTAGTGACTGCTGGGATCAGGAGGATCAGAAGGGAGTCTATAGCTGTCCTCAGTGTAAAGAAACCATCACTCCAAGACCTGCTGTGAGTAAAAACACTGTTCTGGCTGAAGTAACAGAGAAACTAAAGGCAGATCTTCGATCTCCACGTCCTGCTTATTGTTCATCTGTAACTGAAGATTTGGAGTGTGATTTCTGTActgggaaaaaagacaaagctGTCAAATCGTGTCTGGTGTGTTTGACCTCTTTCTGTGGGACTCACCTTCAACCTCACTATGAATTTCCTGCCTTTAAGAAGCACAAGCTGGTGGACGCCTCCAAAAGACTCCAGATCTGCTCTCATCATAACAAACTGCTGGAGGTTTTCTGTCGCACAGATCAGCAGTGTATCTGCATGCTGTGTATGTTAGATAAACATAAAGGACATGATACAGTATCAGCTTCAGCAGGAAAAGCTGagaaacag AAGCAGCTGTTGAAGACACAAAGAAAATGCCAACAGAGAATTTcggaaaaagagaagaaacatCAGGAGCTGGCAGAAGCTGTGGAGTTTTATGAA AAGTCTGCACAAAGAGCAGTTCGGGAAAGTGAGAGGATCTTCACAGAGATGATCAAATCCATGAAGAGAAGACGTCATAAGGTGAGAGATCTGATCAAAGCTCAAGAAAAAGCTGCAGTGAGTCGAGCTAAAGAAGTCATGACGCAACTAGAGCAGGAGATCGCAGAGCTGAAGAGAAGAGATGCTGAGATGGAGTGGCTTTTACAGGCAGATTCCATCTGTTTCCTCCAG GGTTTCTTGTCTCTCTTGGACACTCCCATATCGGAGGACTTGGACTCCATCAGACTCAGTACTTTCCTCTCTCTTGAGGATGTAACAGCATTTGTGGCTCAGCTGAAGGACAAAGTGGAGGCTTTCTGCTGTGAGGAGGTCAGAATGGTATCAAATACAA TAAAAGAACTCCAGATCCTTCCACTTCCTGAACCCAAAAGCAGGGAAGAGTTCCTACAAC ATTCCTATCAATTCACATTGGATCCCAACACGGTAAATAAAcacctctgtctgtctgagagGAACACGGTGGTGACCTGCACTGAAACTGCACAATCATATTTGGCTCATCCAGAAAGATTTGATTATTATCTCCAGGGGTTGTGTAGAGAAGGCATCTGTGGACGTTGTTACTGGGAGCTGGAGTGGACCGGCCGTCATGGCGTCTCTATAGCAGTGTCGTATAAAACCATCAGCCGGAAAGGAAAAG ATATCTCCAGGTTGCACAGT AAGGTGATGCAGATGAAGTTGAGTTCTTGA
- the LOC124386943 gene encoding tripartite motif-containing protein 16-like isoform X1 produces the protein MAETNISVPQDQFSCPICLDLFNEPVTIQCGHSFCMGCISDCWDQEDQKGVYSCPQCKETITPRPAVSKNTVLAEVTEKLKADLRSPRPAYCSSVTEDLECDFCTGKKDKAVKSCLVCLTSFCGTHLQPHYEFPAFKKHKLVDASKRLQICSHHNKLLEVFCRTDQQCICMLCMLDKHKGHDTVSASAGKAEKQKQLLKTQRKCQQRISEKEKKHQELAEAVEFYEKSAQRAVRESERIFTEMIKSMKRRRHKVRDLIKAQEKAAVSRAKEVMTQLEQEIAELKRRDAEMEWLLQADSICFLQGFLSLLDTPISEDLDSIRLSTFLSLEDVTAFVAQLKDKVEAFCCEEVRMVSNTIKELQILPLPEPKSREEFLQHSYQFTLDPNTVNKHLCLSERNTVVTCTETAQSYLAHPERFDYYLQGLCREGICGRCYWELEWTGRHGVSIAVSYKTISRKGKEGDADEVEFLSLWQTDPLLTLGHQSSSSLHTITVFHSGSVPWRPVLVADGFTTHPVPEAQSAGVTQTNPHIGGDVFSGVFNPVLYILRVNIEQVHMVLSAEPQSFSPCLLLSNHFDWRLFCNQTKKIIVTTTVYY, from the exons ATGGCAGAGACTAATATTTCAGTGCCTCAGGATCAGTTCAGTTGTCCAATCTGTCTGGATCTATTCAATGAACCAGTGACTATTCAGTGTGGACACAGTTTCTGTATGGGATGCATTAGTGACTGCTGGGATCAGGAGGATCAGAAGGGAGTCTATAGCTGTCCTCAGTGTAAAGAAACCATCACTCCAAGACCTGCTGTGAGTAAAAACACTGTTCTGGCTGAAGTAACAGAGAAACTAAAGGCAGATCTTCGATCTCCACGTCCTGCTTATTGTTCATCTGTAACTGAAGATTTGGAGTGTGATTTCTGTActgggaaaaaagacaaagctGTCAAATCGTGTCTGGTGTGTTTGACCTCTTTCTGTGGGACTCACCTTCAACCTCACTATGAATTTCCTGCCTTTAAGAAGCACAAGCTGGTGGACGCCTCCAAAAGACTCCAGATCTGCTCTCATCATAACAAACTGCTGGAGGTTTTCTGTCGCACAGATCAGCAGTGTATCTGCATGCTGTGTATGTTAGATAAACATAAAGGACATGATACAGTATCAGCTTCAGCAGGAAAAGCTGagaaacag AAGCAGCTGTTGAAGACACAAAGAAAATGCCAACAGAGAATTTcggaaaaagagaagaaacatCAGGAGCTGGCAGAAGCTGTGGAGTTTTATGAA AAGTCTGCACAAAGAGCAGTTCGGGAAAGTGAGAGGATCTTCACAGAGATGATCAAATCCATGAAGAGAAGACGTCATAAGGTGAGAGATCTGATCAAAGCTCAAGAAAAAGCTGCAGTGAGTCGAGCTAAAGAAGTCATGACGCAACTAGAGCAGGAGATCGCAGAGCTGAAGAGAAGAGATGCTGAGATGGAGTGGCTTTTACAGGCAGATTCCATCTGTTTCCTCCAG GGTTTCTTGTCTCTCTTGGACACTCCCATATCGGAGGACTTGGACTCCATCAGACTCAGTACTTTCCTCTCTCTTGAGGATGTAACAGCATTTGTGGCTCAGCTGAAGGACAAAGTGGAGGCTTTCTGCTGTGAGGAGGTCAGAATGGTATCAAATACAA TAAAAGAACTCCAGATCCTTCCACTTCCTGAACCCAAAAGCAGGGAAGAGTTCCTACAAC ATTCCTATCAATTCACATTGGATCCCAACACGGTAAATAAAcacctctgtctgtctgagagGAACACGGTGGTGACCTGCACTGAAACTGCACAATCATATTTGGCTCATCCAGAAAGATTTGATTATTATCTCCAGGGGTTGTGTAGAGAAGGCATCTGTGGACGTTGTTACTGGGAGCTGGAGTGGACCGGCCGTCATGGCGTCTCTATAGCAGTGTCGTATAAAACCATCAGCCGGAAAGGAAAAG AAGGTGATGCAGATGAAGTTGAGTTCTTGAGTCTGTGGCAGACTGACCCACTTCTTACTCTTGGCCACCAGAGCTCCAGTTCTCTCCACACCATTACAGTCTTCCACTCCGGTTCCGTTCCCTGGCGCCCAGTTTTGGTAGCAGATGGTTTTACCACTCACCCAGTACCAGAAGCCCAGAGCGCAGGTGTGACGCAGACCAATCCACACATCGGTGGTGACGTTTTTAGTGGCGTATTCAACCCAGTCCTGTATATCCTTCGAGTAAATATAGAACAGGTCCACATGGTTCTGTCTGCAGAACCTCAGAGCTTCTCGCCATGTCTTCTTCTGAGCAATCACTTTGATTGGAGGTTGTTCTGCAATCAGACAAAAAAGATAATAGTAACGacaacagtttattattaa